The following are encoded in a window of Magnolia sinica isolate HGM2019 chromosome 11, MsV1, whole genome shotgun sequence genomic DNA:
- the LOC131218665 gene encoding guanosine nucleotide diphosphate dissociation inhibitor At5g09550 isoform X3, with protein MDEEYDVIVLGTGLKECILSGLLSVDGLKVLHMDRNDYYGGESTSLNLTQLWKRFRSNDKPPENLGSSREYNVDMIPKFMMANGTLVRVLIHTDVTKYLNFKAVDGSFVYNKGKIYKVPATDVEALKSQLMGLFEKRRARKFFIYVQDFEESDPKSHEGLDLTKVTTREVISKYGLEDNTVDFIGHAVALHRDDHYLDEPAMDTIKRMKLYAESLARFQGGSPYIYPMYGLGELPQAFARLSAVYGGTYMLNKPECKVEFDASGKAFGVTSEGETAKCKKVVCDPSYLPDKVQKVGRVARAICIMNHPIPNTSDSHSVQVILPQKQLGRKSDMYLFCCSYAHNVAPKGKYIAFVSTEAETDQPEVELKPGIELLGPVEETFFDIYDRYEPSNKNVDDNCFISTSYDATTHFESTVVDVIDMYSQITGKVLDLTVDLSAASAAAEETQS; from the exons ATGGATGAGGAATACGACGTCATCGTTCTCGGCACCGGCCTGAAAGAATGCATTCTCAGTGGCCTTCTCTCTGTAGACGGGCTCAAG GTACTTCATATGGATAGGAATGACTACTATGGAGGAGAGTCAACCTCACTTAATCTCACTCAG CTTTGGAAGCGGTTTAGGAGCAATGATAAGCCTCCGGAAAATTTGGGCTCAAGCAGGGAGTACAATGTCGATATGATCCCAAAG TTCATGATGGCCAATGGCACTCTGGTCCGTGTTCTCATCCATACTGATGTTACTAAATATCTGAACTTTAAGGCCGTTGATGGTAGTTTTGTCTACAATAAAGGAAAA ATTTACAAAGTTCCAGCTACTGATGTGGAAGCACTGAAATCCCAACTAATGGGTCTCTTTGAAAAGCGTCGTGCTAGGAAGTTCTTCATTTACGTGCAAGATTTTGAGGAGAGTGATCCAAAATCACATGAAGGGCTGGACCTCACAAAAGTTACAACAAGAGAAGTTATTTC GAAATATGGGTTAGAAgacaatacagttgattttattggACATGCTGTGGCGCTTCATAGAGATGATCACTACTTGGATGAGCCTGCGATGGATACTATAAAGAGGATGAAG CTTTACGCAGAGTCCTTGGCACGCTTTCAAGGAGGTTCTCCATATATTTACCCAATGTACGGACTGGGAGAGCTCCCTCAG GCATTTGCTCGTCTAAGTGCTGTTTATGGTGGCACCTACATGCTTAACAAGCCAGAGTGCAAG GTAGAGTTTGATGCAAGTGGAAAAGCTTTTGGTGTGACATCTGAGGGAGAAACTGCTAAATGCAAGAAGGTTGTTTGTGATCCTTCTTATTTGCCTGACAAG GTTCAAAAGGTCGGAAGAGTAGCTCGCGCAATATGTATTATGAATCATCCCATTCCAAATACCAGTGACTCTCATTCAGTGCAGGTTATTCTGCCACAAAAACAGCTGGGACGTAAATCAGATAT GTACTTGTTCTGCTGCTCCTATGCTCACAATGTAGCTCCAAAAGGAAAATACATTGCATTTGTTTCTACCGAAGCAGAGACCGACCAGCCTGAGGTAGAACTGAAGCCTGGAATCGAGCTACTCGGACCCGTAGAGGAGACATTTTTTGACATCTATGACAGATATGAACCTTCCAACAAGAATGTCGACGACAATTGCTTCATATCTACT AGTTACGATGCAACAACACACTTCGAGTCGACAGTGGTAGATGTGATCGACATGTACAGTCAGATAACTGGAAAG GTCCTTGATCTAACGGTGGATCTGAGTGCCGCCAGCGCTGCTGCTGAAGAAACTCAGTCTTAG
- the LOC131218665 gene encoding guanosine nucleotide diphosphate dissociation inhibitor At5g09550 isoform X2, which translates to MDEEYDVIVLGTGLKECILSGLLSVDGLKVLHMDRNDYYGGESTSLNLTQLWKRFRSNDKPPENLGSSREYNVDMIPKFMMANGTLVRVLIHTDVTKYLNFKAVDGSFVYNKGKIYKVPATDVEALKSQLMGLFEKRRARKFFIYVQDFEESDPKSHEGLDLTKVTTREVISKYGLEDNTVDFIGHAVALHRDDHYLDEPAMDTIKRMKLYAESLARFQGGSPYIYPMYGLGELPQAFARLSAVYGGTYMLNKPECKVEFDASGKAFGVTSEGETAKCKKVVCDPSYLPDKVQKVGRVARAICIMNHPIPNTSDSHSVQVILPQKQLGRKSDMYLFCCSYAHNVAPKGKYIAFVSTEAETDQPEVELKPGIELLGPVEETFFDIYDRYEPSNKNVDDNCFISTSYDATTHFESTVVDVIDMYSQITGKVLDLTVDLSAASAAAEETQS; encoded by the exons ATGGATGAGGAATACGACGTCATCGTTCTCGGCACCGGCCTGAAAGAATGCATTCTCAGTGGCCTTCTCTCTGTAGACGGGCTCAAG GTACTTCATATGGATAGGAATGACTACTATGGAGGAGAGTCAACCTCACTTAATCTCACTCAG CTTTGGAAGCGGTTTAGGAGCAATGATAAGCCTCCGGAAAATTTGGGCTCAAGCAGGGAGTACAATGTCGATATGATCCCAAAG TTCATGATGGCCAATGGCACTCTGGTCCGTGTTCTCATCCATACTGATGTTACTAAATATCTGAACTTTAAGGCCGTTGATGGTAGTTTTGTCTACAATAAAGGAAAA ATTTACAAAGTTCCAGCTACTGATGTGGAAGCACTGAAATCCCAACTAATGGGTCTCTTTGAAAAGCGTCGTGCTAGGAAGTTCTTCATTTACGTGCAAGATTTTGAGGAGAGTGATCCAAAATCACATGAAGGGCTGGACCTCACAAAAGTTACAACAAGAGAAGTTATTTC GAAATATGGGTTAGAAgacaatacagttgattttattggACATGCTGTGGCGCTTCATAGAGATGATCACTACTTGGATGAGCCTGCGATGGATACTATAAAGAGGATGAAG CTTTACGCAGAGTCCTTGGCACGCTTTCAAGGAGGTTCTCCATATATTTACCCAATGTACGGACTGGGAGAGCTCCCTCAG GCATTTGCTCGTCTAAGTGCTGTTTATGGTGGCACCTACATGCTTAACAAGCCAGAGTGCAAG GTAGAGTTTGATGCAAGTGGAAAAGCTTTTGGTGTGACATCTGAGGGAGAAACTGCTAAATGCAAGAAGGTTGTTTGTGATCCTTCTTATTTGCCTGACAAG GTTCAAAAGGTCGGAAGAGTAGCTCGCGCAATATGTATTATGAATCATCCCATTCCAAATACCAGTGACTCTCATTCAGTGCAGGTTATTCTGCCACAAAAACAGCTGGGACGTAAATCAGATAT GTACTTGTTCTGCTGCTCCTATGCTCACAATGTAGCTCCAAAAGGAAAATACATTGCATTTGTTTCTACCGAAGCAGAGACCGACCAGCCTGAGGTAGAACTGAAGCCTGGAATCGAGCTACTCGGACCCGTAGAGGAGACATTTTTTGACATCTATGACAGATATGAACCTTCCAACAAGAATGTCGACGACAATTGCTTCATATCTACT AGTTATGATGCAACAACACACTTCGAGTCCACAGTGGTAGATGTGATCGACATGTACAGTCAGATAACCGGAAAG GTCCTTGATCTAACGGTGGATCTGAGTGCCGCCAGCGCTGCTGCTGAAGAAACTCAGTCTTAG
- the LOC131218665 gene encoding guanosine nucleotide diphosphate dissociation inhibitor At5g09550 isoform X1 yields the protein MDEEYDVIVLGTGLKECILSGLLSVDGLKVLHMDRNDYYGGESTSLNLTQLWKRFRSNDKPPENLGSSREYNVDMIPKFMMANGTLVRVLIHTDVTKYLNFKAVDGSFVYNKGKIYKVPATDVEALKSQLMGLFEKRRARKFFIYVQDFEESDPKSHEGLDLTKVTTREVISKYGLEDNTVDFIGHAVALHRDDHYLDEPAMDTIKRMKLYAESLARFQGGSPYIYPMYGLGELPQAFARLSAVYGGTYMLNKPECKVEFDASGKAFGVTSEGETAKCKKVVCDPSYLPDKVQKVGRVARAICIMNHPIPNTSDSHSVQVILPQKQLGRKSDMYLFCCSYAHNVAPKGKYIAFVSTEAETDQPEVELKPGIELLGPVEETFFDIYDRYEPSNKNVDDNCFISTSYDATTHFESTVVDVIDMYSQITGKVLDLTVDLSAASAAAEEAQS from the exons ATGGATGAGGAATACGACGTCATCGTTCTCGGCACCGGCCTGAAAGAATGCATTCTCAGTGGCCTTCTCTCTGTAGACGGGCTCAAG GTACTTCATATGGATAGGAATGACTACTATGGAGGAGAGTCAACCTCACTTAATCTCACTCAG CTTTGGAAGCGGTTTAGGAGCAATGATAAGCCTCCGGAAAATTTGGGCTCAAGCAGGGAGTACAATGTCGATATGATCCCAAAG TTCATGATGGCCAATGGCACTCTGGTCCGTGTTCTCATCCATACTGATGTTACTAAATATCTGAACTTTAAGGCCGTTGATGGTAGTTTTGTCTACAATAAAGGAAAA ATTTACAAAGTTCCAGCTACTGATGTGGAAGCACTGAAATCCCAACTAATGGGTCTCTTTGAAAAGCGTCGTGCTAGGAAGTTCTTCATTTACGTGCAAGATTTTGAGGAGAGTGATCCAAAATCACATGAAGGGCTGGACCTCACAAAAGTTACAACAAGAGAAGTTATTTC GAAATATGGGTTAGAAgacaatacagttgattttattggACATGCTGTGGCGCTTCATAGAGATGATCACTACTTGGATGAGCCTGCGATGGATACTATAAAGAGGATGAAG CTTTACGCAGAGTCCTTGGCACGCTTTCAAGGAGGTTCTCCATATATTTACCCAATGTACGGACTGGGAGAGCTCCCTCAG GCATTTGCTCGTCTAAGTGCTGTTTATGGTGGCACCTACATGCTTAACAAGCCAGAGTGCAAG GTAGAGTTTGATGCAAGTGGAAAAGCTTTTGGTGTGACATCTGAGGGAGAAACTGCTAAATGCAAGAAGGTTGTTTGTGATCCTTCTTATTTGCCTGACAAG GTTCAAAAGGTCGGAAGAGTAGCTCGCGCAATATGTATTATGAATCATCCCATTCCAAATACCAGTGACTCTCATTCAGTGCAGGTTATTCTGCCACAAAAACAGCTGGGACGTAAATCAGATAT GTACTTGTTCTGCTGCTCCTATGCTCACAATGTAGCTCCAAAAGGAAAATACATTGCATTTGTTTCTACCGAAGCAGAGACCGACCAGCCTGAGGTAGAACTGAAGCCTGGAATCGAGCTACTCGGACCCGTAGAGGAGACATTTTTTGACATCTATGACAGATATGAACCTTCCAACAAGAATGTCGACGACAATTGCTTCATATCTACT AGTTATGATGCAACAACACACTTCGAGTCCACAGTGGTAGATGTGATCGACATGTACAGTCAGATAACCGGAAAG GTCCTCGATCTAACGGTGGATCTGAGTGCCGCCAGCGCTGCTGCTGAAGAAGCTCAGTCTTAG